From a region of the Argiope bruennichi chromosome 8, qqArgBrue1.1, whole genome shotgun sequence genome:
- the LOC129981620 gene encoding sterol O-acyltransferase 1-like isoform X2 has protein sequence MELELKYRKPQNGVSEKPSPSKKTENPKELPPKEFVLRNSTLTNLWENAHLRSVYNICLSLFVLLYLNITIFYFLNVQKLKKDLSVVFWTFGQFHIVTAVWFAINLSIVFLLYPALRFWANTRLFVKKKGLYDSLFCALFILYETAFLVIPARIIIVYNLPPVSSFIILAEQSRLFMKTYAFVRENITRALQYKPHQDGDKEDTDSTPCPEVEKLIYFLFVPTLVYRDNYPRTSHIRWSYVAWNFLQVFCCIIGAYIPCTYFIVDTFNKTGIEPIPLVNFMGTLAMSIFAGGILMFLVFYGMFHCWLNAFAEMLRFGDRMFYDDWWNCTSYAKYYRSWNMVVYDWLYSYIYRDMYVVLGRSRTGAMLTVFLISAIIHEYILAICFKFVFPLLFMLFSTLGVLLVFVTRRQTSSFWNVFLWGSMFQGWGLLTVFYSLEWYARINCPRILDSWLDYVVPRSFHCNVISLPS, from the exons ATGGAATTGGAACTCAAATACAGGAAACCTCAGAATGGTGTGTCCGAGAAACCGTCGCCATCCAA aaaaactgaaaatccAAAGGAGCTACCACCCAAAGAATTTGTTCTAAGAAATTCAACTTTAAC aAATCTTTGGGAAAATGCTCACTTGCGATCTGTATATAACATCTGCTTATCCCTTTTCGTACTCCTGTATCTCAACATCACcatcttctattttttaaatgtgcaaaa acTGAAAAAGGATTTATCTGTGGTGTTTTGGACATTTGGTCAATTTCACATAGTCACTGCCGTTTGGTTTGCTATCAACTTATCAATTGTTTTCTTGCTATACCCCGCCCTCCGGTTTTGGGCTAATACAAGATTATTTGTGAAGAAAAAGg gTCTTTATGATTCTCTGTTTTGTGccttattcattttatatgaaacgGCATTTCTAGTGATACCAGCGCGGATTATCATTGTCTATAATCTACCTCCTGTGTCATCATTCATTATCTTAGCTGAACAG TCAAGACTTTTTATGAAGACTTATGCATTTGTTCGAGAAAATATAACCCGAGCTTTACAATATAAACCTCACCAAG atgGCGATAAAGAAGATACAGATTCTACTCCTTGTCCAGAAGTagaaaaactgatatattttctttttgttcctACTTTGGTTTACAGGGATAATTATCCTAG GACATCACATATTCGATGGAGCTACGTTGCTTGGAACTTTCTTCAAGTATTTTGCTGCATCATTGGTGCTTATATCCCCTGCACTTATTTTATTGTAGATACTTTCAACAAGACAGGCATCGAACCGATTCCCCTGGTTAACTTCATGGGCACATTGGCCATGTCAATCTTTGCTGGTGGTATTCTTATGTTCCTAGTGTTTTATGGTATGTTCCACTGTTGGCTGAATGCTTTTGCAGAGATGCTGAGATTTGGTGACAGAATGTTCTATGAT gattgGTGGAACTGCACTTCATATGCCAAATATTATCGATCTTGGAATATGGTTGTGTATGATTGGCTTTACTCCTACATTTATCGGGACATGTATGTT GTTCTTGGAAGAAGCCGAACTGGTGCTATGTTGACAGTGTTTTTGATATCTGCAattattcatgaatatattttagcCATCTGCTTCAAATTTGTGTTCCCACTTCTTTTCATGCTCTTTTCAACACTTGGAG TTCTACTTGTTTTTGTAACTCGAAGGCAAACTTCAAGTTTCTGGAATGTTTTCCTGTGGGGCTCTATGTTTCAAGGTTGGGGACTTCTGACAGTCTTCTACAGTTTAGAATGGTATGCCAGGATCAACTGCCCGAGGATTTTA
- the LOC129981620 gene encoding sterol O-acyltransferase 1-like isoform X1 gives MSNGSLERKQALSVQPGELRLILQALRSDILKDVDTKLLKGIDRLVMELELKYRKPQNGVSEKPSPSKKTENPKELPPKEFVLRNSTLTNLWENAHLRSVYNICLSLFVLLYLNITIFYFLNVQKLKKDLSVVFWTFGQFHIVTAVWFAINLSIVFLLYPALRFWANTRLFVKKKGLYDSLFCALFILYETAFLVIPARIIIVYNLPPVSSFIILAEQSRLFMKTYAFVRENITRALQYKPHQDGDKEDTDSTPCPEVEKLIYFLFVPTLVYRDNYPRTSHIRWSYVAWNFLQVFCCIIGAYIPCTYFIVDTFNKTGIEPIPLVNFMGTLAMSIFAGGILMFLVFYGMFHCWLNAFAEMLRFGDRMFYDDWWNCTSYAKYYRSWNMVVYDWLYSYIYRDMYVVLGRSRTGAMLTVFLISAIIHEYILAICFKFVFPLLFMLFSTLGVLLVFVTRRQTSSFWNVFLWGSMFQGWGLLTVFYSLEWYARINCPRILDSWLDYVVPRSFHCNVISLPS, from the exons GCTTTGCgcagtgatattttaaaagacgTCGATACTAAGCTTTTGAAAGGCATCGACAGATTAGTCATGGAATTGGAACTCAAATACAGGAAACCTCAGAATGGTGTGTCCGAGAAACCGTCGCCATCCAA aaaaactgaaaatccAAAGGAGCTACCACCCAAAGAATTTGTTCTAAGAAATTCAACTTTAAC aAATCTTTGGGAAAATGCTCACTTGCGATCTGTATATAACATCTGCTTATCCCTTTTCGTACTCCTGTATCTCAACATCACcatcttctattttttaaatgtgcaaaa acTGAAAAAGGATTTATCTGTGGTGTTTTGGACATTTGGTCAATTTCACATAGTCACTGCCGTTTGGTTTGCTATCAACTTATCAATTGTTTTCTTGCTATACCCCGCCCTCCGGTTTTGGGCTAATACAAGATTATTTGTGAAGAAAAAGg gTCTTTATGATTCTCTGTTTTGTGccttattcattttatatgaaacgGCATTTCTAGTGATACCAGCGCGGATTATCATTGTCTATAATCTACCTCCTGTGTCATCATTCATTATCTTAGCTGAACAG TCAAGACTTTTTATGAAGACTTATGCATTTGTTCGAGAAAATATAACCCGAGCTTTACAATATAAACCTCACCAAG atgGCGATAAAGAAGATACAGATTCTACTCCTTGTCCAGAAGTagaaaaactgatatattttctttttgttcctACTTTGGTTTACAGGGATAATTATCCTAG GACATCACATATTCGATGGAGCTACGTTGCTTGGAACTTTCTTCAAGTATTTTGCTGCATCATTGGTGCTTATATCCCCTGCACTTATTTTATTGTAGATACTTTCAACAAGACAGGCATCGAACCGATTCCCCTGGTTAACTTCATGGGCACATTGGCCATGTCAATCTTTGCTGGTGGTATTCTTATGTTCCTAGTGTTTTATGGTATGTTCCACTGTTGGCTGAATGCTTTTGCAGAGATGCTGAGATTTGGTGACAGAATGTTCTATGAT gattgGTGGAACTGCACTTCATATGCCAAATATTATCGATCTTGGAATATGGTTGTGTATGATTGGCTTTACTCCTACATTTATCGGGACATGTATGTT GTTCTTGGAAGAAGCCGAACTGGTGCTATGTTGACAGTGTTTTTGATATCTGCAattattcatgaatatattttagcCATCTGCTTCAAATTTGTGTTCCCACTTCTTTTCATGCTCTTTTCAACACTTGGAG TTCTACTTGTTTTTGTAACTCGAAGGCAAACTTCAAGTTTCTGGAATGTTTTCCTGTGGGGCTCTATGTTTCAAGGTTGGGGACTTCTGACAGTCTTCTACAGTTTAGAATGGTATGCCAGGATCAACTGCCCGAGGATTTTA